TCCAGCACGCCGGTATAGACATGCCCGGCCTCGGTCAGCAGGCGCAACACCGCATCGACCTTGCCGGCCTCGACCAGCGCGCGCTCGGAGGAGAACACCTCCTGTTCGATGCCAAGAAGCTTCAGATCGTCCCTGATCTCGCCCATCAGGAAGGTAACGGCGAACTCGCGGATCGGCTCGATCCATTCCGCCTCGTCCTTGCCCTTCCACTTGTCGCCATCGCGCACCACCAGCGCCGTGCCGACATCCTTCAGATATTCGCCCGGATAGAAGCCCTCCGGGATATCCGCCGGCCCCTCGCCCAGCGCTTCCAGATAGCGCAGATAGGTGGAGCGGGCGAGCGTGGCGACCTGATTACCCGCATCGTTGATGTAATATTCCTTGCAGACTGTATAGCCCGCCTTCTTCAGCAGATTCGCCAGCGCATCGCCGACAACCGCGCCGCGCGCATGGCCGGCGGTCAGCGGGCCGGTCGGGTTGGCTGAGACATACTCGACATTGACCAGCCTGCCCTCGCCCAGCGCCGAATCACCGAAACCGGTACCCAGCTTCAGGATACCGGAGACCTGCGCGCGCCAGACCGCATCGTCCAGCCGCATGTTCAGGAAGCCGGGACCATCGACCGATGTTTCGGTCACGAACTCGATGGCATTCAGCCGCGCCTTCAGCTTCTCCGCCAGGTCACGCGGCTTCTGGCCCGCCGGCTTCGACAGCACCATCGCGGCGTTGGTCGCGGCATCGCCATGCGCGGGATCGCGCGGGGGCTCCACCGTCACACGGTCCAGCGCCAGGCCGGACGGCAGCTCGCCATCGGCCATCATCGCTTCGAGCGCTGCGTAAATGCGGGATTTCAGATCGTTGAAAATATTCATTATGTTCTGTCTGTGATATCGAACAGCCGGTCATATTCCCGAAGCGCAAAACGGTCGGTCATGCCGGCGATATAGTCCGCCACGACACGCGCCGTGCGGGGAGTCTGCGGGGCATCCGTCTGCACCCGCCATTCGGTCGGCAGGCATTGCGGCTCCCGGAACAAAAGCTCGAACAGGTCATGCACGATGCGCCGCGCCTTGGAGGTCATGCGGTTGACCAGATAATGCCGGTACATGCGCTCGAACAGGAAGGTGCGCAGATCCTTGTGGTGCACCATCATCTGCTCGGAAAAAGCGGCGGTCGGCGCGCCGGCCTCCCGGATATGTTGCGCCGATTTCGGCTGCCGGCGGAGCAGCCGCTCGCGCGTCTCGGTCAGCAGGTCGGTCACCATGGCATTGATGACGCGGCGCACCAGCTCATGGATCAGGCGGGACCGGTCGAGATCGGGATGGCTTTTCCGCAGCCCCTGCAGGATCGGCCCGACCAGCGGCATGTCGATGATGTCGGCAATATCGAACAGCCCGGCACGCAGCCCGTCGTCCAGATCGTGGTTCTGATAGGCGATATCGTCGGAGAGCGAGGCAACCTGCGCCTCCAGCGAAGCGAAGCTGTCCAGCTCCAGATCGAATTTCGCGCTGAAGTTCAGGATACCCGGCTGTGCCTTGCGCGTGGCCAGCGGTCCGGTGACCGGGCCATTATGCTTCACCGTGCCTTCCAGGGTCTCCCAGGTCAGGTTCAGCCCATCGAAATCGGCGTAGCGATGCTCCAGCTCGGTCAGCACGCGCAGTGTCTGGACATTGTGGTCGAAGCCGCCATAGGGCTGCATCGCCTCGTCCAGCGCCTCCTCCCCAGCATGGCCGAAGCAGGTGTGGCCGAAATCATGCGCCAGCGCCAGCGCCTCAGCCAGATCCTCGTTCAGCCCCAGCGCCCGGCTGATCGAGCGCGCGATCTGCGCCACCTCCAGGCTGTGCGTCAGGCGCGTCCGATAATGATCACCCTCGTGATAGACGAAGACCTGGGTCTTGTGCTTCAGCCGGCGGAAGGCGGCGGAATGGATGATGCGGTCGCGGTCGCGCTGAAAGCAGCTCCGCTCGGGGTGTTCGGGCTCCGGATGGAGCCGCCCCCGGGAACTCTCCGGATCGCAGGCGTAAGGCGCTAGACTGGTGTCGCTCGACATGCTGGGGAACCTACAGGCGCGCGTGTCGCGACGCAACGGGCTGTAAATTCTCTGCAATTGAAAAATCCGCCAAATTCCCTAGATTTAAGTCAGTTCATTTCCCGCTCTCGCGGAAGGATCGAATGATGTCGGATAGCACTGTGCTGGAACGTCCCAACAGCGTCGGCCTCAGCGCCAGCGCGGCGCGGCAGGTCGCCAAGCTGCGCGCCCAGGAGCCGGGCGGCGAGGCTCTCATGCTGCGCCTGTCGGTGACCGGTGGCGGCTGTTCCGGCTTCCAGTACAATTTCTCCTTCGATGACGAGGTTCGCAGCGACGATGCGGTCTTCGAACGCGATGGGGTGAAGCTGGTGGTCGATGAGATGTCGCTGGAACTGCTGGCCGGTTCCGAGGTCGATTATGTCGAGGAGCTGATCGGCGCCTCCTTCCAGGTGAAGAATCCGAACGCGGCCTCCTCCTGCGGCTGCGGCACTTCTTTCGCGATTTAAGAAGCTGGCGCGATCTAGCAAGCAGCGATCGCGACCGTTACACTCCGGGGCCCGCCTGCGCGGGCCCTTTCGTTTTGGAGCAAGCCCACCGTGAAAATCGCCACCTTCAACGTGAACTCGATCAAGGCCCGCCTGCCCAACGTGCTGGAATGGCTGAAGGAGGCCGATCCGGATGTGGCGCTGCTGCAGGAGATCAAATGCCAGGCGGCGGATTTCCCGGTCCTGGAGTTCCAGTCGATGGGCTATCAGGTGCAGGCCGTCGGCCAGAAGAGCTATAACGGTGTGGCGCTTCTCTCCAAACAACCGGCCGAGAATGTGCTGGAAGGCCTGCCCGGCGACGATTCCGATGAACAGGCCCGCTATGTCGAGGCCACGGTGCAGGGCGTGCGCGTCGCCTCCCTCTACCTGCCGAACGGCAATCCGGTGGACAGCGAGAAGTACCCCTACAAGCTGGGCTGGATGAAGCGGCTGAAGGCCCATGCCGCAACATTGCTGGCCAGCGAGCAGCCGGTTGTGCTGGCCGGCGACTATAATGTGATCCCGGAACCGCGCGACTGCTACGATCCCGCCGCCTGGGCGGGAGACGCCCTGTTCCTGCCGGAGACCCGCC
This genomic interval from Oceanibaculum indicum P24 contains the following:
- a CDS encoding deoxyguanosinetriphosphate triphosphohydrolase, which encodes MSSDTSLAPYACDPESSRGRLHPEPEHPERSCFQRDRDRIIHSAAFRRLKHKTQVFVYHEGDHYRTRLTHSLEVAQIARSISRALGLNEDLAEALALAHDFGHTCFGHAGEEALDEAMQPYGGFDHNVQTLRVLTELEHRYADFDGLNLTWETLEGTVKHNGPVTGPLATRKAQPGILNFSAKFDLELDSFASLEAQVASLSDDIAYQNHDLDDGLRAGLFDIADIIDMPLVGPILQGLRKSHPDLDRSRLIHELVRRVINAMVTDLLTETRERLLRRQPKSAQHIREAGAPTAAFSEQMMVHHKDLRTFLFERMYRHYLVNRMTSKARRIVHDLFELLFREPQCLPTEWRVQTDAPQTPRTARVVADYIAGMTDRFALREYDRLFDITDRT
- the erpA gene encoding iron-sulfur cluster insertion protein ErpA; protein product: MMSDSTVLERPNSVGLSASAARQVAKLRAQEPGGEALMLRLSVTGGGCSGFQYNFSFDDEVRSDDAVFERDGVKLVVDEMSLELLAGSEVDYVEELIGASFQVKNPNAASSCGCGTSFAI
- a CDS encoding exodeoxyribonuclease III; this translates as MKIATFNVNSIKARLPNVLEWLKEADPDVALLQEIKCQAADFPVLEFQSMGYQVQAVGQKSYNGVALLSKQPAENVLEGLPGDDSDEQARYVEATVQGVRVASLYLPNGNPVDSEKYPYKLGWMKRLKAHAATLLASEQPVVLAGDYNVIPEPRDCYDPAAWAGDALFLPETRRHFREIVNLGYTDAFRAIHPQRVAYSFWDYQAGRWPRDEGIRIDHLLLSPQAADRLRDAGIDKKARGREKASDHTPVWCELDS